The proteins below come from a single Chryseobacterium capnotolerans genomic window:
- the porV gene encoding type IX secretion system outer membrane channel protein PorV, with protein MNLTTKLLLGLGLSAGFLGYSQINPVLTGAPFLRIAPDARAGGMGDQGVVTSPDAFSQFWNAAKYPFSRTSSSVGLTYTPYMGKLTNDVFLLYGAFHKFLGQDERSTISASIYYFNMGEVDLTQLVGNDVTSNGVSKPNEFSIDVAYGLKLSDSYSMAVTGRFIRSDLAGGFNTDNTLKAANSFAVDISAYYTSERFSSFGGYDGKFNAGLAIQNLGPKLDYTGNEESRSYLPTMARLGIGYDMYMDDLNRIGISFEGSKLLVPGSEYVGVDAYRRPKYEIPNVGPIAGIGKSFKNPNSIMYSGALEYSYDNAFSVRGGYFHESEEQGARQFATAGIGLKYRSFGLDLSYLINMSKVNTALDNTLRFGLTWNIGEETSNNER; from the coding sequence ATGAATTTAACTACTAAACTGCTTTTAGGACTTGGGTTAAGTGCTGGTTTTCTAGGCTATTCACAAATAAACCCAGTACTTACCGGAGCTCCCTTCCTAAGAATTGCACCAGATGCAAGAGCGGGAGGTATGGGAGATCAAGGGGTGGTAACCTCTCCTGATGCATTCTCACAATTTTGGAATGCAGCTAAATATCCTTTCAGCAGAACAAGTTCTTCCGTAGGTCTTACCTATACTCCCTATATGGGAAAACTTACCAATGATGTATTCTTATTATACGGAGCATTTCATAAATTCCTTGGACAGGATGAAAGATCTACCATCTCTGCGAGTATTTATTACTTCAATATGGGAGAAGTAGACCTTACTCAGTTAGTAGGTAATGATGTTACTTCAAATGGGGTATCAAAGCCTAACGAATTTTCCATTGACGTAGCTTATGGTTTGAAGCTTTCTGACTCCTACTCCATGGCTGTAACCGGTAGATTTATCCGTTCAGACTTAGCCGGAGGATTCAATACAGATAATACACTTAAAGCAGCAAACTCTTTTGCTGTAGATATTTCAGCATACTATACTTCTGAAAGATTTTCAAGTTTCGGAGGATATGACGGTAAATTCAATGCAGGTTTGGCCATACAAAACCTGGGTCCAAAACTGGATTATACCGGAAATGAAGAATCAAGATCTTATCTTCCAACGATGGCAAGATTAGGGATTGGGTATGATATGTATATGGATGACCTGAACAGAATCGGAATCTCCTTCGAAGGTTCAAAACTTTTGGTTCCGGGATCTGAATATGTGGGTGTAGATGCATACAGAAGACCTAAATATGAAATTCCAAATGTAGGACCAATAGCTGGTATCGGAAAGTCGTTCAAAAACCCAAACAGTATCATGTATAGTGGTGCCTTGGAATATTCTTATGACAATGCTTTTTCTGTAAGGGGGGGGTACTTCCATGAAAGTGAAGAGCAGGGAGCAAGACAATTTGCTACGGCAGGTATCGGATTAAAATACCGTTCATTCGGACTTGATCTTTCTTATCTGATCAATATGTCTAAAGTGAATACAGCATTGGATAACACTCTTCGTTTCGGTCTTACCTGGAACATTGGTGAAGAAACATCCAACAATGAACGATAA
- the porU gene encoding type IX secretion system sortase PorU has translation MKRKITLLSLIAFASTLYAQRNTIEWNGSKIQDFGDTKLNLPNFKNEGFTFSQNNVFIVTKQKIGEKELKISDLAWDGVSNQELFELDKGGLPDRDIAEVTYYTLDGERYASISVGLFKKTKGGVLRLSSFNVSEASTPINSFGGVNKIGTTDNPLASGNFYKIKVDKSGIFKITSQFLRDSGINPSSVNPKNLRVYGNGGIMLPEFNQDARYNSLQENAIQVVGEDDGVWNDNDYALFYAQGPNGYNLYDTNNGKGFKRRETRSDTSNNLKNIYDDSSYYYINFDKGAGKRVGTIDGDLPAQVITRYDSYQVINNDQTNLLKVGRIWVEEAPFTTEKTITLTTNSPMQPTDVIKYRSQVIGYRSQQNFMDININGINPFKEKVPTDDPTYSYIFYPMRYNGTITNQTGNQITLKYNPDISPNPNGAFYFDYLEVQYKENLAFNGSQMNFRDYSIVSGSNTNYGFSISNTAGLEQVWDVTDITNANRRVNKAGAGSFNFAYTASDQNFNNEFVAFRADAAFTPQFVGRIANQNLSAISNIDYLILTVPELMGQAQRLANYHQTKNNYKVEIVDVNKVYEEFGNGSKDLTAVRDFVTKLNTPEGRLKYVFILGDASYDYKNRISNNNNIVSSYQSEFSSDYVQSFVTDDYIVMTQPQTASSITYNLPNLPVGRIPAANNTEAANMIDKTLAYYNGLPGQSSPFGEWRMRLDFVVDDNEEGGGPFHNVMNNTLANIFEQPGVQTLKEYNVKKTYQDAFTMQSTAGGPRYPQVNQSIANSIGNSLYLFYFGHGGINGWAQERVLTSTEIQNSNNFSSVYSRFPFVSTITCEFTLWDEPATNSAGEQFMKLKQGGPATMITSSRAIAIDYGRSFTDTFTKNIFKLTNDDFNTLGYAHLNAKKETGANPNHLRVNLLGDPAMKLSRPQRLLAIDNIETPVPGLIRGLDFVKIKGHINNPNGTVNTTFNGRVSINIFDKKLNKKTLNNNNWSYPVLNYTEEGSPIVKASGTAVNGVFTAEFYVPKDINYTVGEGRILGYADNKVTDVFNNQAVQVGDINPNGINDNQPPKVKLYMNNTNFADGGITNQNPMLLACLTDDTGINATGSGVGHDITVYLDGQVINTVILNDFYAAGEGNGCLNPSLAEYQKGNVSYPFRNLAVGQHQLTFKVWDINNNSTTSTLNFEVKDEADQHLTINRPLNWPNPFTNKTYIQFEHNCDDILDVNVQIYTITGRLVRTLSQPVVAEPFLQGYRTPRQAIEWDGRDDFGSTVAKGTYIFKIFAKSQNQEKCKGSATAVEKMVLLK, from the coding sequence ATGAAACGAAAAATCACGCTTTTATCTTTAATCGCTTTTGCATCAACACTTTACGCCCAAAGAAACACCATAGAATGGAATGGTTCCAAAATTCAGGATTTTGGTGATACAAAATTAAATCTTCCAAATTTTAAAAATGAAGGTTTTACTTTCAGCCAAAATAACGTTTTTATAGTAACAAAGCAAAAAATCGGAGAAAAGGAGCTAAAAATTTCGGACCTTGCCTGGGATGGAGTTTCTAACCAGGAATTATTTGAATTGGACAAAGGAGGACTTCCGGATCGTGATATTGCAGAAGTTACCTATTATACATTAGATGGGGAAAGATATGCCAGCATCAGTGTAGGTTTATTCAAAAAGACCAAAGGAGGTGTTCTCAGATTATCTTCATTTAATGTTTCTGAAGCTTCTACTCCCATTAACAGTTTTGGAGGTGTCAATAAAATAGGAACTACCGACAACCCTCTTGCCAGTGGAAACTTTTACAAAATAAAGGTTGATAAATCCGGAATATTTAAAATCACATCGCAGTTTTTAAGAGATAGCGGCATCAATCCTTCTTCTGTAAATCCAAAGAATTTGAGAGTTTATGGAAACGGAGGAATTATGCTTCCTGAGTTCAATCAGGATGCCCGATATAACTCTTTACAGGAAAATGCGATCCAGGTGGTGGGTGAAGATGATGGCGTATGGAACGATAATGACTACGCTTTATTCTATGCACAAGGCCCGAATGGATACAACCTTTATGATACCAATAATGGAAAAGGGTTTAAAAGAAGAGAGACAAGATCAGATACCAGCAATAACCTCAAAAATATATATGATGATTCCTCCTACTATTATATCAATTTTGATAAAGGGGCAGGAAAAAGAGTCGGTACAATAGATGGGGACCTACCCGCTCAGGTGATTACCCGGTATGACAGCTATCAGGTCATCAACAATGATCAGACAAATTTATTGAAAGTAGGAAGAATCTGGGTAGAAGAAGCTCCTTTCACCACTGAAAAGACCATTACTCTTACCACAAACTCTCCTATGCAGCCTACAGATGTTATCAAATACAGATCACAGGTAATAGGATACAGGTCTCAACAGAATTTTATGGATATTAACATCAATGGTATTAATCCTTTTAAGGAGAAGGTTCCAACTGATGACCCAACTTATTCGTATATTTTCTACCCCATGAGATATAACGGAACGATTACCAATCAGACCGGAAATCAGATCACATTGAAATACAATCCGGATATCTCTCCAAACCCTAACGGAGCTTTCTACTTTGACTATCTTGAAGTACAATACAAAGAGAATCTTGCATTCAATGGTTCTCAGATGAATTTCAGAGATTATTCTATTGTAAGCGGAAGCAATACAAATTATGGATTCAGTATTTCCAATACAGCCGGTCTGGAGCAGGTATGGGACGTTACAGATATTACGAATGCCAACAGAAGAGTAAATAAAGCAGGAGCCGGCTCTTTCAATTTCGCCTATACAGCTTCGGATCAGAACTTCAATAATGAATTTGTTGCTTTCCGTGCCGATGCGGCTTTCACTCCACAGTTTGTTGGAAGAATTGCCAACCAGAACCTTTCAGCAATCAGCAATATAGATTATCTGATTCTTACAGTACCTGAGTTGATGGGACAGGCACAAAGGCTGGCAAACTATCATCAGACAAAAAATAACTATAAGGTAGAAATCGTAGATGTTAATAAGGTCTATGAAGAATTTGGAAACGGAAGCAAAGATCTTACCGCTGTAAGAGATTTTGTAACAAAATTAAATACTCCGGAAGGAAGACTTAAATATGTATTTATTCTTGGTGATGCTTCTTATGATTATAAGAACAGAATTTCCAATAATAACAATATCGTATCTTCTTACCAAAGTGAGTTTTCTTCAGATTATGTACAGTCTTTCGTTACAGATGACTATATTGTAATGACCCAGCCACAAACAGCATCCAGTATAACATATAATCTGCCTAACCTTCCTGTGGGAAGAATTCCGGCGGCCAATAACACAGAGGCGGCCAATATGATAGATAAAACCTTAGCATATTATAATGGTCTTCCGGGACAATCCAGCCCTTTTGGAGAATGGAGAATGAGGCTTGACTTTGTGGTGGATGACAACGAGGAAGGCGGTGGACCTTTCCATAATGTGATGAACAATACATTGGCCAATATATTTGAACAGCCAGGTGTTCAGACTCTGAAAGAATACAATGTTAAAAAAACATATCAGGATGCCTTTACCATGCAAAGTACCGCAGGGGGCCCAAGATATCCGCAGGTAAACCAGTCGATCGCTAACAGCATAGGAAACAGCTTGTATCTTTTCTATTTTGGCCACGGAGGAATCAATGGATGGGCTCAGGAAAGAGTATTAACAAGTACTGAAATCCAAAATTCAAATAACTTCTCCAGTGTTTACAGCAGATTCCCGTTTGTGTCTACCATAACCTGTGAATTTACTTTATGGGATGAGCCGGCTACCAATTCTGCTGGAGAGCAGTTTATGAAACTTAAACAGGGAGGTCCTGCTACAATGATTACTTCCAGCCGTGCCATAGCCATTGATTATGGGCGAAGCTTTACAGATACTTTCACCAAAAATATTTTCAAATTAACAAACGATGATTTTAATACATTAGGCTACGCTCATTTAAACGCAAAAAAAGAAACAGGAGCTAACCCTAATCACCTTAGAGTAAATCTATTGGGTGATCCGGCTATGAAACTGAGCCGTCCTCAAAGATTATTGGCTATTGATAATATTGAAACACCTGTGCCAGGATTGATAAGAGGGCTTGATTTTGTTAAAATAAAAGGCCATATCAACAATCCAAACGGAACTGTGAATACAACTTTCAATGGAAGGGTTTCTATTAATATTTTTGATAAAAAACTGAATAAAAAGACTCTGAACAATAATAACTGGTCTTATCCTGTATTAAATTATACAGAGGAAGGAAGTCCTATTGTAAAAGCTTCCGGAACGGCAGTAAACGGGGTATTCACTGCAGAATTCTATGTTCCTAAAGATATCAACTATACTGTGGGTGAAGGAAGAATATTAGGCTACGCAGACAATAAAGTAACTGACGTATTCAATAACCAGGCTGTTCAGGTTGGAGATATCAATCCTAATGGAATTAATGATAACCAGCCGCCAAAAGTAAAATTATATATGAATAACACCAATTTTGCAGATGGTGGAATTACCAATCAGAATCCGATGCTTCTGGCTTGTCTTACTGATGATACGGGAATTAACGCTACAGGATCAGGGGTAGGCCATGATATTACGGTATATTTAGATGGTCAGGTTATCAATACGGTTATTCTGAATGATTTTTATGCTGCTGGGGAAGGAAACGGGTGTTTAAATCCAAGCCTTGCTGAATATCAAAAAGGAAATGTAAGCTATCCGTTCAGAAATCTTGCAGTGGGTCAACATCAATTAACATTTAAAGTTTGGGATATAAACAATAATTCGACAACTAGTACGTTAAATTTTGAGGTTAAAGATGAAGCTGACCAGCACCTGACGATCAATCGTCCGTTAAACTGGCCAAATCCATTCACCAATAAAACATATATTCAGTTTGAACACAATTGTGATGATATCCTGGATGTGAATGTACAGATTTATACCATCACTGGCAGATTGGTAAGAACTTTATCTCAGCCGGTAGTTGCAGAACCGTTCCTTCAGGGATATAGAACCCCTCGCCAGGCTATAGAATGGGACGGAAGAGATGATTTTGGGTCTACTGTTGCAAAAGGTACATATATTTTTAAGATATTTGCAAAAAGCCAAAACCAAGAAAAATGCAAAGGAAGTGCCACAGCTGTAGAAAAAATGGTACTTTTGAAATAA
- a CDS encoding UDP-N-acetylmuramoyl-tripeptide--D-alanyl-D-alanine ligase encodes MNIEQFYPLFLQADKVTIDSRKIARNDIFFAFSGDNFNAATLAEKAIDGGALAVIVEQPEFENRDKNIFYVPSTLEFLQQLAIYHRSKLTIPFIGLTGSNGKTTTKELIHAVLSEKFNVQYTYGNLNNHIGVPLTILSIKPEHEMAVIEMGANHQKEIEFLCTISQPDFGYITNFGKAHLEGFGGFEGVIKGKSELYDYLKENNQTIIVNENDPIQVEKTENYSPKITFGKAESDYNFEAFSEDHFVGLIYQGEKTVSKLTGEYNFTNLCAAASLGLHFGISFDKIKNAVEQYTPTNMRSQVVKKEERTLVLDTYNANPSSMTASLHNFITFEGRKAIIIGDMLELGTESEKEHQNILELAKTLGFDITITVGKHFKGVNSSDLAFENTTELIEYLQQNKIQSENILLKGSRGIALEKVIDFI; translated from the coding sequence ATGAATATAGAACAGTTTTATCCTTTATTTTTACAGGCCGACAAAGTAACGATCGATAGCCGAAAAATAGCCAGAAATGATATCTTTTTTGCCTTTTCCGGTGATAATTTTAATGCAGCAACCTTGGCAGAAAAAGCCATAGATGGAGGAGCTTTGGCGGTTATTGTTGAACAGCCTGAATTCGAAAATAGGGATAAGAATATTTTCTATGTCCCCTCTACACTTGAATTCCTGCAGCAATTGGCTATCTATCATAGAAGCAAGCTTACCATTCCTTTCATCGGACTTACAGGCAGTAATGGGAAAACAACAACAAAGGAGCTGATTCATGCTGTACTATCAGAGAAATTTAATGTTCAGTATACGTATGGAAATCTGAATAATCATATTGGAGTTCCATTGACGATTCTTTCCATCAAACCTGAACATGAAATGGCTGTCATTGAGATGGGGGCCAATCATCAGAAAGAAATAGAATTCCTTTGTACCATTTCACAGCCGGATTTCGGGTATATTACCAATTTTGGAAAAGCTCACCTGGAAGGTTTCGGAGGCTTTGAAGGAGTGATTAAAGGAAAGTCTGAATTGTATGATTACCTTAAAGAAAACAATCAGACCATTATCGTTAACGAAAATGATCCTATCCAGGTAGAAAAAACGGAAAATTATTCACCTAAGATCACTTTTGGAAAGGCGGAATCTGATTACAATTTTGAAGCTTTTTCAGAAGATCATTTTGTAGGATTGATTTATCAGGGAGAAAAAACCGTATCCAAGCTGACAGGAGAGTATAATTTTACGAACCTTTGTGCTGCAGCAAGCCTTGGTCTTCATTTTGGAATCAGCTTTGACAAAATAAAGAATGCCGTAGAGCAGTATACTCCAACGAATATGCGTTCGCAGGTGGTGAAAAAAGAAGAAAGAACTTTAGTATTGGATACTTACAATGCTAATCCAAGTTCGATGACGGCTTCATTACACAACTTTATCACGTTTGAAGGCCGTAAAGCTATTATCATTGGTGATATGTTAGAATTGGGTACTGAGAGCGAAAAAGAACATCAAAACATCTTAGAATTAGCTAAAACACTTGGGTTTGATATTACCATCACTGTTGGAAAGCACTTCAAAGGGGTGAATTCATCAGATCTTGCTTTTGAGAATACTACAGAACTGATTGAATATTTACAGCAGAATAAAATTCAGTCAGAAAATATACTGTTGAAAGGATCAAGAGGGATAGCGCTGGAAAAGGTAATTGATTTTATTTAG
- a CDS encoding NUDIX hydrolase codes for MYKVFVNEKKLLISKHPEELEKKLGYESFTTLEIALDLLENTSVTELNVYGENIDEIWQEFQKLFRIIEAAGGLVINPEDDMLFIRRLGKWDLPKGKMEKGESREESAVREIEEETGLRDVELVQFINTTYHIYIERNGDKILKCTHWFEMNFNGEDTSKPQIEEGITEVAWKNTTQIEDEVFPSTFQNIKLIVKEFWASKAK; via the coding sequence ATGTATAAAGTTTTTGTGAACGAAAAAAAATTATTGATATCTAAGCATCCCGAAGAACTTGAAAAAAAGCTTGGGTATGAAAGCTTCACGACTTTAGAGATTGCATTGGATCTTTTAGAGAATACCTCTGTGACCGAGCTTAATGTTTATGGCGAGAATATTGATGAAATCTGGCAGGAATTCCAAAAACTATTCAGAATTATAGAAGCAGCCGGAGGACTTGTTATTAACCCTGAAGATGACATGCTTTTCATCAGAAGATTGGGTAAATGGGATCTTCCAAAAGGAAAAATGGAAAAAGGAGAATCCAGGGAAGAGTCTGCCGTAAGAGAAATTGAAGAAGAGACCGGTTTAAGAGATGTAGAACTCGTACAGTTTATCAATACTACGTATCACATCTATATTGAAAGAAACGGTGATAAAATCCTGAAATGCACTCATTGGTTTGAAATGAACTTCAATGGAGAAGATACTTCAAAGCCCCAGATAGAGGAAGGAATTACTGAAGTTGCCTGGAAAAACACCACTCAGATTGAAGATGAAGTTTTCCCAAGCACATTCCAGAATATTAAGCTTATTGTAAAAGAGTTCTGGGCTTCAAAGGCTAAATAA
- a CDS encoding DUF1565 domain-containing protein yields MIKYTFSFLLFVMGLSLQAEQLYVNPQNGNDANTGTKSQPLKTILEAAKRVNANKEQEATTIILSEGVHLLTQTVVFSNDKYTLKNRLVIRADVMPDDADWTPQKMPIVVTATPLESGIGGQEARGIQPEVSHVTIEGLRFTGSPDYSYMDGTNLRRSYPIWRDGKNLDDLLITQCLFAGNADVLPLHVGVIANGYGLVIDHCVFFNCKIPVVF; encoded by the coding sequence ATGATAAAATATACATTTAGTTTTCTGCTGTTTGTGATGGGCCTGTCCTTACAGGCAGAGCAATTATACGTTAATCCTCAAAATGGTAATGATGCGAATACAGGAACAAAGTCTCAACCACTAAAGACTATTCTGGAGGCTGCAAAACGCGTCAATGCAAACAAAGAACAGGAAGCCACCACAATTATTCTTTCAGAAGGAGTGCATCTTTTAACTCAAACTGTTGTATTTAGCAATGATAAGTACACTCTTAAAAACCGTCTTGTCATTCGAGCAGATGTTATGCCTGATGATGCAGACTGGACACCCCAAAAAATGCCTATTGTAGTAACAGCTACTCCACTTGAGTCAGGTATAGGTGGGCAGGAAGCAAGGGGTATACAACCAGAGGTCAGCCATGTGACTATTGAAGGGCTTCGTTTTACCGGCAGTCCTGATTACTCGTATATGGATGGCACCAACCTTCGCCGTTCTTATCCTATATGGCGGGACGGAAAAAATCTGGATGATCTGCTCATAACCCAATGCCTATTTGCCGGAAATGCAGATGTATTGCCGTTGCATGTAGGTGTTATCGCAAATGGCTATGGTCTGGTTATTGATCATTGTGTCTTCTTCAACTGTAAAATTCCTGTTGTTTTTTGA
- a CDS encoding AraC family transcriptional regulator — protein MPSATKIKTYHFLPCKYGLELLLDIGRIEKLNHYVLDDTLHQLSFYEIIFIEEGTGSFTLDENKMPVAPHTIIFTSPGQVRRWEIEKKVKGYTLLFEKDFLHLFFSDELFLYRFQYFHQYSSPTQMQISEASFGKCLDLLYGIEQEFGQLQNDSNHLIRSLLYQLLVILNRYYASVYHVQRDTSIHSDFYRFRSLLEKKLGDDRSVETYSKILNISPGFLNKICRQFSGLSAQQMIHYKLISEIKKLLYQNKSAKEISYELGFSDPSNFNRFFKKFTGITPQQYRRNI, from the coding sequence ATGCCATCAGCCACCAAAATAAAAACCTATCATTTTCTCCCATGTAAGTATGGGCTGGAGCTGTTATTGGATATTGGACGTATCGAAAAGCTGAATCATTATGTATTAGACGATACACTACACCAGCTTAGTTTTTACGAAATCATTTTTATTGAAGAAGGAACGGGCAGCTTTACATTGGACGAAAATAAAATGCCGGTAGCTCCACATACTATTATTTTTACAAGTCCCGGACAAGTACGCCGTTGGGAAATAGAAAAAAAAGTTAAGGGCTATACATTACTCTTTGAAAAAGATTTTCTTCATCTTTTTTTCTCAGATGAATTGTTCCTGTACCGTTTTCAATACTTTCATCAATATTCAAGCCCTACCCAAATGCAAATATCTGAGGCTTCATTTGGAAAATGTCTGGATCTTTTATATGGAATAGAACAGGAATTCGGACAGCTTCAGAATGACAGCAATCATTTGATCAGATCACTTCTCTATCAATTATTGGTTATTCTCAATCGATATTACGCAAGTGTTTATCATGTTCAGAGAGACACCTCTATTCATTCTGATTTTTACAGATTTAGATCTTTATTGGAAAAGAAATTAGGGGATGACCGAAGTGTTGAAACCTATTCAAAAATATTGAATATCAGTCCGGGATTCCTTAATAAAATCTGCAGACAGTTTAGTGGATTATCTGCCCAGCAAATGATTCATTACAAGTTAATCTCGGAAATAAAGAAACTGCTTTATCAAAATAAATCGGCTAAGGAGATTTCCTACGAACTAGGGTTTTCAGACCCATCTAATTTCAACCGCTTCTTTAAAAAATTTACCGGTATTACGCCTCAACAATACAGAAGAAATATATAA
- the lptC gene encoding LPS export ABC transporter periplasmic protein LptC, producing MNFSRKIVYKNIAYLFSCAIFFIFTSCEEDLTKKNGNNSKNFPSQIINNANIVQRDSGFVILKAKAPIIEKYELIDSSYTVARKGIDIQFFDKKKPKTPGTIKARYAKFYDYKKFYEAKGNVRITTNEGQKFAMQSVYWDQIKKRIYTKDTVYVTMEDGSTLVGANGMTAKDDFSEYTFYNNSGDFNSKRLSENKK from the coding sequence ATGAATTTTTCAAGAAAAATAGTATATAAAAATATAGCATACCTTTTTAGTTGTGCTATATTTTTTATATTCACATCCTGTGAAGAGGATCTTACCAAAAAAAATGGAAATAACAGCAAAAACTTTCCTTCACAGATCATTAATAACGCGAATATCGTCCAACGTGATTCCGGATTTGTAATCCTGAAAGCCAAAGCTCCTATTATTGAAAAATATGAACTGATCGACAGTTCTTATACGGTAGCCAGAAAGGGAATTGATATTCAGTTTTTCGATAAGAAAAAACCAAAGACACCAGGAACAATTAAAGCCCGATATGCCAAGTTTTATGATTACAAGAAATTTTACGAGGCGAAAGGTAATGTAAGAATTACGACCAATGAAGGGCAAAAATTTGCTATGCAAAGTGTCTATTGGGATCAGATAAAAAAAAGGATCTATACCAAAGATACAGTATATGTAACGATGGAAGACGGTTCAACATTGGTAGGTGCCAATGGAATGACGGCCAAAGATGACTTTTCGGAGTATACTTTCTATAACAATTCAGGAGACTTTAATTCTAAAAGGCTTTCTGAAAATAAAAAATAG
- a CDS encoding ATP-binding protein: MNWENIAGQENLKKLLRESIAESRVSHAQLFVGKEGYGTLPMVLAYAKEILNQENEHAASKVEHLNHLDLHFSFPVFTDNKNSLSKNKFEEFREMILASPYASYDDWTAFLESENKQLFISADEIDDQNQKFSLKSFEGGTKILIVWRADKMNIAASNKFLKFLEEPPAKTVILLTAESTNDILPTILSRTQVVEIPRIHDEDIEEYLKKNFSVTEEKVREIVHEAQGNLNEAIKLLNFGDKSNEFEKLFVQWVRDAFMVKKKPEYLRSIILWAREIAGWNREKQKNFLNYCSEIFRLALLQNYQSENLVYKKIDANGFNWAGFSKFISGANIENILEEINTADLHLTRNGNPKIVWTDLGIKLSRYIHKST; encoded by the coding sequence ATGAATTGGGAGAACATCGCCGGACAGGAAAATCTGAAAAAACTTCTTAGAGAAAGCATTGCCGAAAGTAGAGTAAGCCATGCCCAGCTTTTCGTAGGAAAAGAAGGTTATGGTACTTTACCAATGGTATTGGCCTATGCAAAGGAGATTTTAAATCAGGAAAATGAGCATGCAGCCTCAAAGGTAGAACATCTTAATCACCTGGATCTGCATTTCAGTTTTCCCGTATTTACAGACAACAAAAACTCTTTAAGCAAAAATAAATTTGAAGAATTCCGGGAAATGATTCTGGCTTCTCCTTATGCAAGTTATGATGACTGGACTGCTTTTTTAGAATCGGAAAATAAGCAGCTTTTTATTTCAGCAGACGAAATTGATGACCAGAACCAGAAATTTTCATTAAAAAGTTTTGAAGGCGGCACCAAAATATTAATTGTATGGAGAGCTGACAAAATGAATATAGCTGCTTCCAACAAGTTTCTAAAGTTTTTAGAAGAACCACCAGCCAAAACGGTTATCCTTCTTACCGCAGAAAGTACCAACGATATTCTTCCTACTATACTTTCCCGTACTCAGGTGGTAGAAATTCCCAGGATTCATGATGAGGATATTGAAGAGTATTTGAAGAAAAACTTCTCTGTTACCGAAGAAAAAGTAAGAGAAATTGTTCATGAAGCACAAGGAAATCTTAATGAAGCAATAAAATTGCTGAATTTCGGGGATAAGAGTAATGAGTTTGAAAAACTTTTTGTGCAATGGGTTCGTGATGCGTTTATGGTAAAGAAGAAGCCTGAGTATCTGAGAAGTATTATTTTATGGGCAAGAGAAATTGCAGGCTGGAACAGAGAGAAGCAGAAGAATTTTTTAAACTACTGTTCTGAAATCTTCAGATTGGCACTTCTTCAGAATTATCAATCAGAAAATCTGGTGTATAAAAAGATTGACGCTAATGGTTTCAACTGGGCTGGCTTTTCAAAGTTCATCAGTGGCGCCAATATCGAAAATATCCTTGAAGAGATCAATACGGCAGATCTGCATCTGACCCGAAACGGAAATCCTAAAATAGTATGGACGGATCTTGGAATAAAATTATCAAGATATATTCATAAAAGTACATAA